A stretch of Mycobacterium sp. ITM-2016-00316 DNA encodes these proteins:
- a CDS encoding DUF2505 domain-containing protein, producing MPRSYDMAAEYRCSVTQVHGAFADEAYWLERLEKSGCDVATLDALTIDDDGGLLIATTQTIRFHRLPGFVSQLHAGDLTLVREEIWSPVRDGLATGTVKGTVPGAPVRVGGTAAMSSIGDGARVDVRATVEVRIPLLGGKVEGFIGGQLAEMVRLEEQFTSQWINEHV from the coding sequence ATGCCGCGTTCCTATGACATGGCAGCGGAGTACCGGTGCAGCGTGACGCAGGTGCACGGCGCGTTCGCCGATGAGGCGTACTGGTTGGAGCGGCTGGAGAAGTCCGGCTGCGATGTCGCCACCCTGGACGCGCTGACCATCGACGACGACGGCGGCCTGCTCATCGCCACCACCCAGACGATCCGCTTCCACCGGCTGCCCGGATTCGTCAGCCAACTGCACGCCGGGGACCTCACCCTGGTCCGCGAGGAAATCTGGAGTCCGGTCCGGGACGGCCTGGCCACCGGCACCGTCAAGGGCACCGTGCCGGGCGCGCCGGTCAGGGTCGGCGGCACCGCCGCGATGAGCAGCATCGGTGACGGCGCCCGGGTGGACGTGCGGGCCACCGTCGAGGTGCGGATACCGCTGCTGGGCGGCAAAGTCGAGGGCTTCATCGGCGGCCAACTTGCGGAGATGGTCCGGCTGGAAGAACAGTTCACCTCGCAATGGATCAACGAGCACGTCTGA
- a CDS encoding UDP-N-acetylmuramate dehydrogenase yields MPVTLPLAAVAGTNFAGAAVAENVPLAARTTVRIGPVARRLITCDTTDRLVATLSALPVGDDVLVLAGGSNVVLADDLSGLTVVAVANTAITVDGSVLRAEAGAAWDDVVVAALAHGLGGLECLSGIPGSAGATPIQNVGAYGAEVADTISRVRLLDRSTGLDEWVAPDRLGFGYRHSVLKYQSTIVVLEVEFTLDPTGRSAPLRYGELATTLGVQAGQRADPGRVREAVLALRGAKGMVLDAADHDTWSVGSFFTNPVVTSEAFERLSADVGVPVPHYPASDGVKLAAGWLVERSGFGKGYPGPDEPARLSTKHALALTNRGSATTADLIALARVVRDGVLSRFGIELTPEPVLIGCNL; encoded by the coding sequence ATGCCGGTCACGCTACCGTTAGCGGCCGTGGCCGGAACGAATTTCGCGGGCGCGGCGGTCGCCGAGAACGTACCGCTCGCCGCGCGCACGACTGTGCGCATCGGGCCCGTCGCGCGGCGACTGATCACCTGCGACACCACCGACAGACTCGTCGCCACGCTGTCGGCGCTGCCCGTGGGTGATGACGTGCTGGTGCTGGCCGGCGGCTCCAACGTGGTGTTGGCCGACGACCTGTCGGGATTGACGGTGGTGGCGGTCGCCAACACCGCGATCACCGTCGACGGATCCGTGCTGCGCGCCGAGGCGGGTGCGGCCTGGGACGATGTCGTGGTCGCCGCGCTGGCCCACGGTCTCGGCGGGCTGGAATGCCTGTCCGGTATCCCGGGATCGGCGGGTGCCACCCCGATCCAGAACGTCGGCGCCTACGGGGCCGAGGTTGCCGACACCATCTCGCGGGTCAGGCTGCTGGACCGCAGCACCGGACTCGACGAATGGGTCGCGCCCGACCGGCTCGGATTCGGGTACCGGCACAGTGTGCTCAAGTACCAGTCCACGATCGTCGTGTTGGAGGTCGAGTTCACCCTCGACCCGACCGGCCGCAGCGCACCGCTGCGGTACGGAGAACTCGCCACCACGCTGGGCGTCCAGGCCGGCCAGAGGGCCGACCCTGGGCGGGTGCGCGAGGCGGTGCTGGCGTTGCGCGGCGCCAAGGGGATGGTGCTCGACGCCGCTGACCACGACACCTGGAGCGTCGGGTCCTTCTTCACCAACCCGGTGGTGACATCCGAGGCCTTCGAACGACTGAGCGCCGACGTCGGCGTGCCGGTCCCGCACTATCCCGCCTCCGACGGCGTGAAACTGGCGGCCGGTTGGCTGGTGGAACGGTCCGGTTTCGGCAAGGGATATCCCGGGCCCGACGAACCTGCCCGGCTGTCCACCAAACATGCGCTGGCGCTGACCAATCGCGGCTCCGCGACCACCGCGGATCTGATCGCCCTGGCCAGGGTGGTGCGCGACGGGGTACTCAGCCGCTTCGGGATCGAACTCACACCCGAGCCGGTACTGATCGGGTGCAATCTCTAG
- the mshA gene encoding D-inositol-3-phosphate glycosyltransferase produces MVRAVPETPGLKDTARRVAVLSVHTSPLAQPGTGDAGGMNVYVLQTALELARRGVEVEIFTRATSSADAPLVQVAPGVLVRNVVAGPFEGLDKNDLPTQLCAFTAGVLRAEATHEPGYYDIVHSHYWLSGQVGWLAADRWAVPLVHTAHTLAAVKNAALAEGDAPEPALRAVGEQQVVDEADRLIVNTEIEAQQLVSLHNADRRHIDVVHPGVDLRVFTPGDKQAARAALGLSADARIVAFVGRIQPLKAPDVLLRAAARLPSVQVVIAGGPSGNGLATPDNLVRLAAELGITDRVTFIPPQSRDALVQVYRAADIVAVPSYNESFGLVAVEAQACGTPVVAASVGGLPVAVRDGVSGTLVDGHDAGDWSQALGALFERGPETMGAAAVAHAATFSWAHTVDALLDSYTHAITDYLARHPRREPAGRRNGRRFALRRGVRA; encoded by the coding sequence ATTGTGCGCGCCGTCCCAGAAACGCCCGGACTGAAGGACACTGCCCGTCGCGTTGCGGTGCTCTCGGTGCACACCTCGCCGCTGGCCCAACCCGGAACCGGTGATGCCGGCGGCATGAACGTCTACGTGCTGCAGACCGCGCTGGAGTTGGCCCGCCGTGGTGTCGAGGTCGAGATCTTCACCCGGGCCACCTCGTCGGCGGATGCGCCACTGGTCCAGGTCGCGCCCGGAGTGCTGGTGCGCAACGTGGTGGCAGGCCCGTTCGAGGGGCTCGACAAGAACGATCTGCCCACCCAGCTGTGCGCGTTCACCGCGGGCGTCCTGCGCGCCGAGGCCACCCACGAGCCCGGCTACTACGACATCGTGCATTCGCACTACTGGCTGTCCGGGCAGGTCGGATGGCTGGCCGCCGACCGCTGGGCGGTGCCGCTGGTGCACACCGCGCACACCCTTGCCGCGGTGAAGAACGCCGCGCTCGCCGAGGGTGACGCCCCGGAGCCCGCGCTGCGCGCGGTCGGCGAGCAGCAGGTGGTCGACGAGGCCGACCGGCTGATCGTGAACACCGAAATCGAAGCGCAGCAGCTGGTTTCGCTGCACAATGCGGACCGCCGGCATATCGACGTGGTGCATCCCGGGGTGGACCTGCGGGTTTTCACACCGGGGGACAAGCAGGCCGCGCGGGCGGCGCTGGGGCTGAGCGCGGATGCCAGGATCGTGGCCTTCGTCGGGCGTATCCAGCCGCTCAAGGCACCCGACGTGTTGCTGCGCGCAGCCGCCCGGCTGCCCAGCGTGCAGGTGGTCATCGCAGGCGGACCTTCCGGCAACGGCCTCGCGACGCCCGACAACCTTGTTCGGCTCGCCGCCGAACTGGGTATCACCGACCGCGTGACATTCATTCCACCGCAGTCCAGGGATGCCCTGGTCCAGGTGTACCGGGCCGCCGATATCGTCGCGGTCCCGAGCTACAACGAGTCGTTCGGTCTCGTCGCGGTCGAGGCCCAGGCCTGCGGCACCCCGGTGGTGGCCGCGTCGGTCGGTGGTCTGCCGGTCGCCGTGCGCGACGGGGTGAGCGGCACCCTGGTCGACGGGCACGATGCCGGGGACTGGTCGCAGGCGCTCGGTGCGCTTTTCGAGCGTGGCCCCGAGACGATGGGTGCCGCCGCCGTGGCGCACGCCGCGACGTTCTCCTGGGCGCACACCGTGGATGCGCTGCTGGACAGCTACACCCACGCCATCACCGACTACCTCGCGCGGCATCCCCGCCGTGAACCCGCCGGGCGTCGCAACGGTAGGCGGTTCGCGCTGCGCAGGGGAGTGCGGGCGTGA
- a CDS encoding ROK family transcriptional regulator, which yields MTTIAAPPAAARQTPAAHAKRALLARHQIVAPSLKVADAAAASVFGAVRQRGPIARDAIARVTGLSIATVNRQVTALLEVGVLRERADLAVSGAIGRPRVPVEVNHEPFLTLGLHIGAKTTSIVATDLFGRTLDVVETPTPRGPQGAALAALAGSARRYLSRWHRRRPLWVGVAAGGVVDSTSGYLDHARLGWTQAPVGPVLAETLGLPVSVASHVDAMAGAELLLGGRRPGAQAGTSLYVYARETVGYALSIGGRVHSPSSGPGTIAALPASSELLGGTGKLESTVSDEAVLNAARDQRIVPAEGPASTLPAVLRAARGGHEGAHALLAERARVLGEAVALLRDMLNPDDLVVGGQAFTEYPEGMESLERAFAARTVLGPRDIRVTAFGNRVQEAGAGVVSLGGLYADPIAAMRRAQLRRGEVGVLGAS from the coding sequence ATGACCACCATCGCTGCCCCTCCCGCCGCCGCTCGTCAGACCCCGGCCGCGCACGCCAAGCGCGCCCTGTTGGCCCGGCACCAGATCGTCGCGCCGTCGCTGAAGGTGGCCGATGCGGCGGCCGCATCGGTGTTCGGTGCCGTCCGTCAGCGCGGCCCGATCGCCCGTGACGCCATCGCGCGCGTCACCGGGCTGAGCATCGCCACGGTGAACCGCCAGGTCACCGCCCTGCTCGAGGTCGGAGTTTTGCGTGAACGCGCGGATCTCGCGGTGTCCGGGGCCATCGGTCGCCCGCGCGTCCCCGTCGAGGTCAACCATGAGCCGTTCCTGACTCTGGGCCTGCACATCGGCGCCAAGACCACCAGCATCGTGGCCACCGATCTGTTCGGACGGACCCTCGACGTCGTCGAGACCCCGACCCCGCGCGGTCCCCAAGGCGCCGCGCTGGCAGCACTGGCCGGCAGTGCCCGCCGCTACCTGAGCCGATGGCACCGCCGCCGCCCACTGTGGGTGGGTGTCGCCGCCGGTGGCGTCGTGGACAGCACCTCCGGCTACCTGGACCATGCCCGGTTGGGCTGGACGCAAGCGCCGGTCGGCCCGGTGTTGGCCGAGACGCTGGGACTGCCGGTGTCGGTGGCCTCGCACGTCGACGCCATGGCCGGCGCCGAGTTGTTGCTCGGCGGGCGTCGTCCGGGCGCGCAGGCCGGTACCAGCCTCTATGTCTACGCCCGCGAGACGGTTGGCTACGCGCTGTCCATCGGCGGCCGCGTGCACTCGCCATCGAGCGGTCCAGGCACCATCGCCGCGCTGCCGGCGAGTTCCGAGTTGCTCGGTGGCACAGGTAAATTGGAGTCGACAGTGAGCGACGAAGCGGTGCTGAACGCGGCCCGCGACCAGCGCATCGTGCCGGCCGAGGGCCCCGCGTCGACGCTGCCTGCGGTGCTGCGCGCCGCCCGCGGCGGCCATGAGGGCGCCCACGCGCTGCTGGCCGAACGGGCCAGGGTGCTCGGTGAGGCGGTGGCGCTGCTGCGCGACATGCTCAACCCCGACGATCTGGTGGTCGGCGGTCAGGCCTTCACCGAGTACCCGGAGGGAATGGAGTCGCTCGAGCGCGCGTTCGCGGCGCGGACCGTGCTGGGACCCCGCGATATCCGGGTGACCGCGTTCGGGAACCGGGTGCAGGAAGCGGGTGCCGGTGTGGTGTCGCTCGGCGGTCTCTACGCCGATCCGATCGCCGCCATGCGCCGCGCCCAGCTGCGCCGCGGCGAAGTGGGTGTGCTGGGCGCATCCTGA
- a CDS encoding phosphoglyceromutase — protein sequence MPAMANLILLRHGESTWNEKNLFTGWVDVDLTDKGRAQAIRGGELLAEQGVLPDVLYTSLLRRAIVTANLALEAADRLWIPVHRDWRLNERHYGALQGLDKAATKEKYGDEQFMAWRRSYDTPPPPIEKGSEFSQDTDPRYADIDGGPLTECLADVVARFVPYFEQTIVPDLKAGKTVLIAAHGNSLRALVKYLDGMSDDDIVSLNIPTGIPLLYELDDDLKPVVAGGRYLDPEAAAAGAAAVAAQGAK from the coding sequence ATGCCAGCCATGGCGAATCTGATCCTGCTGCGTCACGGCGAGAGCACGTGGAACGAGAAGAACCTGTTCACCGGTTGGGTAGATGTCGATCTCACCGACAAGGGCCGGGCCCAGGCGATCCGCGGTGGCGAACTGCTCGCCGAGCAAGGCGTGCTGCCCGATGTGCTGTACACCTCGCTGCTGCGCCGGGCGATCGTCACCGCGAACCTGGCGCTGGAGGCCGCCGACCGACTGTGGATCCCGGTGCACCGGGACTGGCGCCTCAACGAGCGCCATTACGGCGCCCTGCAGGGCCTGGACAAGGCCGCCACCAAAGAGAAGTACGGTGACGAGCAGTTCATGGCCTGGCGCCGCAGCTATGACACCCCGCCGCCGCCCATCGAGAAGGGCAGCGAGTTCAGTCAGGACACCGACCCGCGCTATGCCGATATCGACGGCGGCCCGCTGACCGAATGCCTCGCCGATGTGGTGGCCCGGTTCGTTCCCTACTTCGAGCAGACCATCGTCCCCGATCTCAAGGCCGGTAAGACGGTGCTCATCGCCGCGCACGGCAACTCGCTGCGCGCCCTGGTGAAGTACCTGGACGGCATGTCGGACGACGACATTGTCAGCCTGAACATCCCGACCGGTATCCCGCTGCTCTACGAACTGGACGACGACCTCAAGCCGGTGGTGGCCGGCGGCCGGTACCTGGACCCCGAGGCCGCAGCCGCGGGAGCCGCCGCCGTGGCCGCCCAGGGCGCCAAGTAA
- a CDS encoding cell wall metabolism sensor histidine kinase WalK: protein MSVGSALLLAAALALLALGGGVAAGMVVSSRLAERRARLLAEQGRGITISQMLSHIAAMSPMGIVVVDAFRDVVYMNDQAAELGLVRDRLLDDRAWQAVQRCLSTGADVDIDLSPRKKQKSGRSGLSVRGHVRLLVEEDHQFAVVFVGDQSEQARMEATRRDFVANVSHELKTPVGAMGVLAEALLASTDDPDNVRRFGEKMVVESNRLASMVGELIELSRLQGAEPLPQLDSVDVDTVVAEALSRYKVAADNADIAITTDAPTGYRVLGDERLLVTAIANLVSNAIAYSPDGSPVSISRRRRGNDIEIAVTDRGIGIARADQERVFERFFRVDKARSRATGGTGLGLAIVKHVAANHNGSIRLWSQPGTGSTFTLAIPAIPDDRSVDDD from the coding sequence GTGAGTGTCGGTTCCGCGTTGCTGTTGGCGGCAGCGTTGGCATTGCTTGCGCTGGGGGGCGGCGTGGCAGCGGGGATGGTCGTGTCCTCGCGACTTGCCGAACGCCGGGCCCGCCTGCTGGCCGAGCAGGGCCGCGGAATCACCATCTCCCAGATGCTCAGTCATATCGCGGCGATGTCACCCATGGGGATCGTGGTGGTCGACGCCTTCCGCGACGTGGTCTACATGAACGACCAGGCCGCCGAACTGGGTCTGGTGCGTGACCGGCTGCTCGACGATCGTGCCTGGCAGGCGGTGCAGCGGTGCCTGTCCACCGGCGCCGACGTCGATATCGATCTGTCGCCGCGCAAGAAGCAGAAGTCGGGCCGCTCGGGTCTTTCGGTGCGCGGCCATGTGCGGCTGCTGGTCGAGGAGGACCACCAGTTCGCGGTCGTGTTTGTCGGAGATCAGTCCGAGCAGGCGCGGATGGAAGCGACCCGCCGCGATTTCGTCGCCAATGTCAGCCATGAGCTGAAGACGCCGGTCGGTGCCATGGGTGTGCTGGCCGAGGCGCTACTGGCCTCCACCGATGACCCCGACAACGTCCGCCGGTTCGGCGAGAAGATGGTGGTCGAATCGAATCGGCTGGCCAGCATGGTCGGCGAGCTGATCGAGTTGTCCCGGCTCCAAGGCGCCGAACCGCTGCCCCAGCTGGACAGCGTCGATGTCGACACCGTGGTCGCCGAAGCGTTGTCGCGCTACAAGGTGGCCGCCGACAACGCCGATATCGCGATCACCACCGACGCCCCGACCGGTTACCGGGTGCTCGGCGATGAGCGGCTGCTCGTGACCGCCATCGCGAACCTGGTGTCCAACGCCATCGCGTACTCGCCGGACGGGTCGCCGGTGTCGATCAGCAGGCGCCGGCGCGGCAACGATATCGAGATCGCGGTGACCGACCGCGGAATCGGCATCGCACGGGCCGATCAGGAGCGGGTGTTCGAGCGGTTCTTCCGGGTCGACAAGGCCCGCTCGCGTGCCACCGGCGGTACCGGGCTCGGCCTGGCCATCGTCAAGCACGTGGCCGCCAATCACAACGGATCCATCCGGTTGTGGAGTCAGCCGGGTACCGGCTCGACGTTCACCCTTGCCATACCGGCCATCCCAGACGACCGATCGGTTGACGATGATTGA
- a CDS encoding SDR family oxidoreductase has translation MTTSTDRRRVAVVTGASAGIGAATAKTLAAQGFHVICVARRPGPIEALAAEIDGTAIVADVTDPAAVAALAERLDRVDVLVNNAGGARGLESVADADIENWRWMWESNVLGTLHVTKALLPKLIDSGDGLIVTVTSIAALETYDNGSGYTTAKHAQGVLHRTLRSELFGKPVRLTEVAPGMVKTDFSLNRFDGDAERAEKVYAGVEPLVAEDIAEVIGFVASRPAHVDLDLIVVRPRDQVTGATGSRVNRRG, from the coding sequence ATGACGACCTCAACAGATCGGCGCCGCGTCGCGGTAGTCACCGGAGCCAGTGCCGGAATCGGTGCAGCAACCGCCAAAACGCTTGCTGCACAGGGATTTCACGTGATCTGCGTGGCACGACGGCCCGGCCCCATCGAGGCGCTGGCCGCCGAGATCGACGGCACCGCAATTGTGGCGGACGTCACCGATCCGGCCGCGGTGGCGGCGCTGGCCGAGCGCCTGGACCGGGTGGATGTGCTCGTCAACAACGCCGGCGGCGCACGCGGGCTGGAGTCGGTGGCCGACGCCGACATCGAGAACTGGCGTTGGATGTGGGAGTCCAACGTGCTGGGCACCCTGCACGTGACGAAAGCGCTGCTGCCCAAGCTGATCGACTCCGGTGACGGACTCATCGTCACCGTCACCTCGATCGCCGCACTGGAGACCTACGACAACGGTTCTGGCTACACCACGGCCAAGCACGCCCAGGGTGTCCTGCACCGCACACTGCGCAGCGAGCTGTTCGGCAAGCCGGTGCGGCTCACCGAGGTGGCGCCGGGAATGGTCAAGACCGACTTCTCGCTGAACCGGTTCGACGGGGATGCCGAGCGCGCCGAGAAGGTGTACGCCGGGGTGGAACCACTGGTGGCCGAGGACATCGCCGAGGTCATCGGATTCGTCGCGAGCCGGCCTGCGCACGTCGACCTGGATCTCATCGTGGTGCGCCCGCGTGACCAGGTCACCGGCGCGACCGGTTCCCGCGTCAACCGCCGGGGGTAG
- a CDS encoding FUSC family protein → MTEPSDTTSTRPISVAELLAKNGSIGSPAPGGRRRRRRGNADAVTVAELTGEMPIITIEDAPTAEATPVVEEPPTVEDTPVVEETPVVEETPVQADVEPEAEPEPEPEPETEPEAEPDAAETDYAEHLQQRDAEPEPLAFAPRRHAHTLKKHPHVPAGGAEGMTFDPLHDDDDHEALDDGDDDRGTVKNRPSFQRSPSDTLFGGDSVADDVARKGRTLGPEDIDLGDTQKVAIDADEPLAALDLTEPDAPTPFMRGVWIVVQSVLAVALGAGLFIAFDQLWKWNNIVALALSVLVILGLVVGVRVVRKTEDIASTLIAVAVGAMVTLGPLALLQST, encoded by the coding sequence ATGACAGAACCGAGCGATACCACGTCCACCCGTCCGATATCGGTGGCGGAGCTGCTCGCCAAGAACGGATCGATCGGATCCCCGGCACCCGGCGGCCGCCGCCGGCGCCGCCGTGGCAATGCCGATGCGGTCACCGTCGCCGAGCTGACCGGTGAGATGCCGATCATCACGATCGAGGACGCACCCACGGCCGAGGCGACCCCGGTCGTCGAGGAGCCGCCGACGGTCGAGGACACCCCCGTCGTCGAGGAAACCCCCGTTGTCGAGGAAACCCCGGTGCAGGCCGATGTCGAACCGGAGGCCGAACCGGAACCGGAACCGGAGCCGGAGACAGAGCCCGAAGCCGAGCCCGACGCCGCCGAAACCGATTACGCCGAGCACCTGCAGCAGCGCGATGCGGAGCCCGAGCCACTGGCCTTTGCCCCGCGCCGCCACGCGCACACCTTGAAGAAGCACCCGCATGTGCCGGCCGGTGGCGCCGAGGGGATGACCTTCGACCCGCTGCACGACGACGATGATCACGAAGCCCTCGATGATGGCGACGATGACCGCGGCACCGTGAAGAACCGCCCGTCGTTCCAGAGGTCACCGTCCGACACGCTGTTCGGTGGGGATTCCGTCGCCGACGATGTGGCCCGCAAGGGCCGGACACTCGGCCCGGAGGACATCGATCTCGGGGACACCCAGAAGGTGGCCATCGACGCCGACGAGCCGCTGGCGGCGCTGGACCTGACCGAACCCGACGCTCCGACGCCGTTCATGCGCGGCGTGTGGATCGTGGTGCAGAGCGTGCTCGCGGTCGCGCTCGGCGCAGGTCTGTTCATCGCTTTCGACCAGCTGTGGAAGTGGAACAACATCGTGGCGCTGGCGCTCTCGGTGCTGGTGATCCTGGGCCTGGTGGTGGGTGTGCGGGTGGTGCGTAAGACCGAGGACATCGCGAGCACGCTGATCGCGGTGGCGGTGGGCGCCATGGTGACGCTCGGGCCGCTGGCCCTGCTGCAGTCCACCTAA
- the regX gene encoding two-component sensory transduction protein RegX: MTSVLIVEDEESLADPLAFLLRKEGFEATVVGDGPSALAEFERAGADIVLLDLMLPGMSGTDVCKQLRSRSSVPVIMVTARDSEIDKVVGLELGADDYVTKPYSARELIARIRAVLRRGADSEDVGVADGVLEAGPVRMDVERHVVSVNGEPITLPLKEFDLLEYLMRNSGRVLTRGQLIDRVWGADYVGDTKTLDVHVKRLRSKIEADPANPVHLVTVRGLGYKLEG, encoded by the coding sequence ATGACGAGTGTGCTGATCGTTGAGGACGAGGAGTCCCTGGCCGACCCGCTGGCGTTCCTGCTGCGTAAGGAGGGGTTCGAGGCCACCGTTGTCGGGGACGGCCCGTCCGCGCTGGCCGAATTCGAGCGGGCCGGTGCCGATATCGTGCTGCTGGACCTGATGTTGCCCGGGATGAGCGGTACCGATGTCTGCAAGCAGTTGCGGTCACGGTCGAGTGTGCCGGTCATTATGGTCACCGCCCGCGACAGCGAGATCGACAAGGTGGTCGGGCTGGAGCTCGGCGCCGACGACTATGTGACCAAGCCGTATTCGGCACGTGAGCTGATCGCCCGGATCCGGGCGGTGTTGCGGCGCGGCGCCGACAGCGAAGATGTCGGTGTCGCGGACGGTGTGCTGGAGGCCGGCCCGGTGCGGATGGATGTGGAACGGCATGTGGTGAGCGTCAATGGCGAGCCGATCACCTTGCCGCTCAAGGAGTTCGACCTGTTGGAGTACCTGATGCGCAACAGCGGCCGGGTGCTGACCCGCGGTCAGTTGATCGACCGGGTGTGGGGCGCGGATTATGTCGGGGACACCAAGACCCTCGATGTGCACGTCAAACGGCTGCGCTCGAAGATCGAAGCCGATCCGGCCAACCCGGTGCACCTGGTGACGGTGCGGGGGCTGGGCTACAAGCTCGAGGGCTGA
- a CDS encoding Ig-like domain-containing protein, with amino-acid sequence MRPTGECEGAQLSRRRALTILGLGGAGFLAACSSTSGTGTSAPEPTDEASAPSITLTPDDASADVVPTAAAGATVSDGWFQRISLTNAAGEPVDGKLNRDRTEFTVTEPLGYGGDYTWTGSVVGRDGKAVPVTGGFSTVNPQTRVSGVFQLADHQTVGVAAPIILQFDAAIADADKATVEKALTVTTTPEVEGSWAWLPDEVGGSRVHWRTKDYYPAGATVHVDANLYGVSFGPDAYGAADSTLDFTIGRRQVVRAEASSHRIQVLDGAGAVIMDFPCSYGEGDLDRNVTRSGIHVVTEKYEDFYMTNPAAGYANVRERFAVRISNNGEFIHANPASSGAQGNTNVTNGCINLSLTDAEQYFNTAMYGDPVEVTGTRIDLSYADGDIWDWAVPWSEWTSMSALSSDDPPANIPVTAPVTPSDAPTLSGTPTTTPVPTPGG; translated from the coding sequence GTGAGACCTACCGGTGAATGTGAAGGCGCCCAGCTGAGTCGGCGTCGTGCGCTCACCATCCTGGGTCTCGGCGGCGCCGGCTTCCTCGCCGCCTGCTCGAGCACCTCAGGGACGGGCACCAGCGCACCCGAGCCCACCGACGAAGCATCGGCACCGAGCATCACCCTGACCCCCGATGACGCGTCCGCCGATGTGGTGCCGACCGCCGCGGCCGGGGCCACGGTCAGCGACGGCTGGTTCCAGCGCATCTCGCTGACCAATGCCGCGGGTGAACCGGTCGACGGAAAGCTCAACCGCGATCGGACCGAGTTCACTGTCACTGAGCCGCTGGGCTACGGCGGCGACTACACCTGGACCGGTTCGGTGGTGGGCCGTGACGGTAAGGCGGTTCCGGTCACCGGCGGGTTCAGCACCGTCAACCCACAGACCAGGGTGAGCGGCGTGTTCCAGCTCGCCGATCATCAGACCGTCGGGGTGGCCGCGCCGATCATCCTGCAATTCGACGCCGCCATCGCCGATGCGGACAAGGCCACCGTCGAGAAGGCGCTCACGGTCACCACCACTCCCGAGGTGGAGGGCAGTTGGGCCTGGCTGCCCGACGAGGTCGGCGGCTCCCGGGTGCACTGGCGCACCAAGGACTACTACCCGGCCGGCGCCACCGTGCACGTCGACGCGAATCTCTACGGGGTGTCCTTCGGCCCGGATGCCTACGGCGCCGCCGACTCGACGCTCGACTTCACCATCGGCAGACGCCAGGTGGTCAGGGCCGAGGCCTCCAGCCACCGCATCCAGGTGCTCGACGGTGCCGGCGCGGTCATCATGGACTTCCCGTGCAGCTACGGCGAAGGCGACCTGGACCGCAACGTCACCCGCAGCGGCATCCACGTGGTCACCGAGAAGTACGAGGACTTCTACATGACCAACCCGGCCGCCGGGTACGCCAACGTGCGGGAGCGGTTCGCGGTCCGGATCTCCAACAACGGCGAGTTCATTCACGCCAACCCGGCCAGTTCCGGTGCGCAGGGCAACACCAACGTCACCAACGGCTGCATCAACCTCTCGCTCACCGACGCCGAGCAGTACTTCAACACCGCCATGTACGGCGACCCGGTCGAGGTGACCGGCACCCGCATCGACCTGTCCTACGCGGACGGCGACATCTGGGACTGGGCCGTGCCGTGGAGCGAGTGGACGTCCATGTCGGCGCTCAGCAGCGACGACCCGCCGGCGAACATCCCCGTCACCGCGCCGGTCACCCCCAGCGATGCCCCGACGCTGTCGGGGACGCCCACCACGACGCCGGTTCCTACCCCCGGCGGTTGA